CCATATCTGCTTCTCGTATTTCTCTGCaatttgaatatatcattgtttgttctcttgaataataactccaaatcgcattctggtttaggtagttgtttgctagttcatttagtatagtggatattccaataatccttttatttgcataaaagtctggaatatctattttttctatctcttcttgttcttctattctttctggtATGAGCATTTCTcttgtaagtccgatcttgataacttgtatgataGGCTTTATTTCTTCATATAATATCTCTGCTGTAGCTGAATAAAATCGTATACAGAATAACGTTCCTTTAGTTATTCTTTTGTATTGCATAAATGCTCTGTGTAACTCCGGTATGGTAGCTATCTCCTGTCCTGTTTGTGTATATACAGTATCTAGTAATCCATAATTGTAGCAGGTGGCTATTAGTTTTGCACTTGTATTTGGTAGTGCTATTAATTTATTGTATCCTGTTAGATAATGGGTAATATAATCTTCATTTGGATTCtgggtagtttgggatcttgggtttttgtttaaaaagttttgtattttgtgtatattgtctatatatgtacgggttatatggttATATGTCTTCTTGGCTTGGTTCAGACTTTCTTTGTAGGTATTTATctgtggtggtaggaatatttcgTTCTGGGTATTTTGGATTTTCTGTACGAATGGTTTTGAAATTAAATTGTTCATATTTATGTTTGTACAACATTTTAAAGGATATAACCTAAAACCTTTACAAAAGAAACTAAAATATAGTTTATAACCTAAAACCTTTACAAAAGaaactaaaataaaaaatcaagaaaaagataCTATATAAAAGATTATCAGACTAAAAGAtcatttagaccaaaaaagaaaccaacagaatgtacttgttataactgtggaaaattaggacatatagctaaagactgtaaagcacctagaaacctaaagaaaaagcaaataaccgaaatcataattgatgatgaagaatatatgcaaatggaatatatagattatgaaATAGACAGTGAAGATAGTTTATACGAAATATCAGATACAGAAGAAGAAATAGAAAATGAGATAACTAAAGAAGATAATGAAATCcaatgactgaaaaagaaatataaataataacatgtgaagaatataaagatgaagaatcctcagaacaaaaaattatatttgataataatatatttgaacaaataaaaggaaaagaattagacctcagtgtcgaaaatatatttgaagtacctacaataaaaaattggtttaaaagacaaaaagaagaatactacgtagttagccaaaaagaacatatattgtctatatatgtacgggttatatggttATATGTCTTCTTGGCTTGGTTCAGACTTTCTTTGTAGGTATTTATctgtggtggtaggaatatttcgttctgggtattttggattttctgtacgaatggttttgaaaataaattgttcatatttatgtttgtatatctaggtttaatttctttcttcttctttgcagatgaactgctagctgtgctgcttcctgcaactgtatttaacaaactgttatgagtttttaggtgtttctcaacgtcaccttctagctctgaaattttagagacttccgatcgtcttatctccgcatttttTGAGTCATGCTGCTGACTACTAGTAGCTGTTTTTCTTATTATCTGTATCTCTTCTTCCATACTTTTCACTTTATTACAAAGTGTAGTCATGGCTAAGAGTagattttccattgtattatctgggtcagtttgggtagctttgtcttgaCAAGTAATCTGTaacaacattcttgttagtagtgattatttcaattgtaaatataaagtttaatatatttaataccagtctgcgtatttcttttgttgtaactgaGTCTTGTACCtttctggttatccaccattttacttgggtattatctgttcttacaataaatctattgtaaactatatatggttcaaatgctaataaacatttatataatgcaaataattcttttctatttatttcccatttttcttgtggttcagtataagatcctgaataatacctgcaatgatgttctattttttctttatcatatttatatttaagaactcctccataactatgattactcgaatctgtttctacaatataagtaaatttcttattttcatctgggaagtatagttttggtagtttcttacacaatattttaatcttccttatttgttccttatctttttcatcgaacccatattctacatccttttttagttttttctgtaaaggttttaggttttctgctaatttaggtatatattctcttacttggtttactaatcctaaaaatgattgtaatttcttttttgtatctatgttttcatcaagattgattattttttgtactatgtgtgtttgcatttttattccatttttatctatttgtattcctaaaaattctatctgatttttcataatttctgctttggttttgcttaagcttataccagagttttctataatatgtatgaatttttctaataattttatatgttcatcttgtgttcttgaatatagtaAAGCTATCAGCCACCAAACCGATgtcacctcccgatgttgcccacaccaaccgatggcaatcggcacgtactgagcttagccccatacgcacggcaccttgcggcgctacttgcacgacgcttcgttgttctgttgccaaaagccatcagccgccacgagcgatgtcgcctcccaatgttgcccacaacaaccgatggcattcagaacgtactgagtttagccccatgcacatggcaccttgcggtgcaacttgcacgaggcctcgccattccttTGCCAAAAGCTATCAGCCGCCACACCGATGTCACCTCCCGATATTGCCCGCGACAACCGATAgcagtcggcacgtactgagcttagctccatgcgcacgacaccttgcggcgctacttgcacgacgctttgccgttccgttgccaaaagccatcagccgccacgagcgatgtcgcctcccgatgttgccgaCAATAACCAATAGCATATGGAACGTACTATGTTTAGCCAgatgcgcacggcaccttacgACGCTACTTaaacgaggcctcgccattccattgcaaaaagccatcagccgccacgagcgacgccagacacaactcacaacaaccgatggcaatcgacacgtactgagtttagccccatgcgcacggcaccttgcggcactacttgcacaATGCTTcgccgttctgttgccaaaagccatcagccgccacaagTGATGTCGCTTCCCGATGttttccacaacaagcgatggcattcggaacgtactgagtttagactcatgcgcacggcaccttgcggcgctacttgcacgaggcctcgtcgTTACGTTGCCAAAacccatcagccgccacgagcgacaccagacacaactcacaacaaccgatgggaATCAGCACGTACTGAGTTTATCCCCGTGCtcacggcaccttgcggtgctacttgcacgaggtcGCGCCGTTTCGTTGCCAAATGCCATCAGCCGCCACAGGCGATGttgcctcctgatgttgcccacaccaaccgatggcaatcgacacgtactgagcttagccccgtacgcacggcaccttgcggcactacttgcatgacgcttcgccgttccgttgccaaaagccatcagccaccacgagcgatgtcgcctcccgatgttacCCAAAATAACCGATGGCATtcagaacgtactgagtttagccccatgcacaTGGCactttgcggcgctacttgcacgaggcctcgccgttccgttgccaaaagccatcggcCGCCACACCGATgtcacctcccgatgttgcccgcaacaaccgatagCAGTCGGCACATACTGAGcatagccccatgcgcatgacaccttgcggcgctacttgcacgacgctttgccgttccgttgccaaaagccatcagccaccacgagcgatgtcacctcccgatgttgccgACAACAACCAATGGCATTCGGAATGTACTgtgtttagccccatgcgcatggcaccttacggcgctacttgcaggaggcctcgctgttccgttgacaaaagctatcagccgccacaccgatgtcacctcccgatgttgcccgcaacaaccgatagCAGTCGgtacgtactgagcttagccccatgtgcagacaccttgcgacgctacttgcacgacgcttcgacgttccgttgccaaaagccatcagctgccacgagcgatgtcgcctcctgatgttgcccactACAACCGATGGCATTTGGAAAGTACTGTGTATAGCCCCATGAGCACGGCACCTTAcgacgctacttgcacgagacctcgccgttccgttgccaaaaactaTCAGCCGCCACatcgatgtcgcctcccgatgttgcccccaacaacTGATGGCAGTCGGCATgcactgagcttagccccatgcgcacggcaccttgcggcactacttgcacgacgcttcgccgttccgttgccaaacaCCATCCGCCGctacgagcgatgtcgcctcccaatgttgcccacaacaaccgatggcagtcGGCATGTACTGAGCTTAGCACCATgcacacggcaccttgcggcactacttactcaaggcctcgctgttccgttgccaaaagccatcaaccaccacgagcgatgtcgcctcccgatgttgcccacaacaatcGATGGCATTCAGAACGTACAGAGTTTAGCCCCatacgcacggcaccttgcggcgctacttgcatgagacctcgccgttccattgccaaaagctaTCAGCCGCATTACCGatatcgcctcccgatgttgcccacaacaaaaGATGGCATtcagaacgtactgagtttagccccatgcgcatggtaccttgcgacgctacttgcacgaggcctcgccgttccgtttccaaaagctatcagccgccacaccgatgtcgcctcccgatgttggcCCCAATAACCGATGGCAGTCGGCacatactgagtttagccccatgcgcacagcaccttgcggcgctacttgcacgagacctcgccgttccgttgccaaaaactatcagccgccacaccgatgtcgcctcccgatgttgcccccaacaacTGATGGCAGTCGGtatgtactgagcttagccccatgtgcacggcaccttgcggcgctacttgcacgatgctTCGCCGTTTCGTTGCCAAACACCATCAGCCGCTACGAGTGATGTCGCCTCCCAATGTTGCCCACGACAACCGATGGCAGTcagcacgtactgagcttagccccatgcgcacggcaccttgcggcactacttacACGAGGCCTCActgttccattgccaaaagccatcagccgccacgagcgatgttgcctcccgatgttgcccacaccaaccgatggcaatcggcacgtactaagcttagccccatacgcacggcaccttgcggcgctacttgcacgatgcttcgctgttctgttgccaaaagccatcagccgccacgagcgatgtcgcctcccaatGTTACCCACAAAACCGATGGCATTCAGAACGTaatgagtttagccccatgcacatggcaccttgcggcgctacttgcacgaggcctcgccgttctgttgccaaaagcTATCAGCCGCCACACCGATGTCACCTCCcaatgttgcccgcaacaacctatagcagtcggcacgtactgagcttagccccatgtgcacgacaccttgcggcgctacttgcacggcgctttgccgttccgttgccaaaagccatcagccgccacgagcgatgtcgcctcccgatgttgccgaCAACAACCAATGGCATATGGAACGAACTGTGTTTAGCCAgatgcgcacggcaccttacggcgctacttaaacgaggcctcgccattccattgcaaaaagccatcagccgccacgagcgacgccagacacaactcacaacaaccgatggcaatcgacacGTACTAAGTTTAGCcctatgcgcacggcaccttgcggcgctacttgcatgagacctcaccgttccgttgccaaaagctatCAGCCTTCACACCGATGTCgactcccgatgttgcccccaacaacTGATGGCAGTCGGCATGTATTGAGCTTAGCCcaatgcgcacggcaccttgcggtgctacttgcatgacGCTTCGCCGTTACGTTGCCAAACACCATCAGCCGctacgagcgatgtcgcctcccaatgttgcccgcaacaaccgatggaattcagaacgtactgagtttagccccatgcgcatggcaccttgcggcgctacttgcatgaggcctcgccattccgttgccaaaagctatcagccgccacaccgatgttgcctcccgatgttgcacCCAACAACCGATGGCACTCGGCacatactgagtttagccccatgcgcacgacaccttgcggcgctacttgcacgagacctcgccgttccgtttccaaaaaccatcagccgccacaccgatgtcatctcccgatgttgcctacaccaaccgatggcaatcggcacgtactaagcttagccccatacgcacggcaccttgcggcgctacttgcatgatACTTCGTCGTTCCGTTGCCAAACACCATCAGCCGCTATGAGCAATgtcacctcccgatgttgcccacaacaacggatggcattcggaacgtaatgagtttagccccatgcgcatggcaccttgcagcgctatttgcatgaggcctcgccgttcctttgccaaaagctatcagccgccacaccgatgtcacctcccgatgttgcccgcgaCAACCGATAACAGTCAGCACGTActaagcttagccccatgcgcacgacaccttgcggcgctacttgcacgacgctttgccgttccgttgccaaaagccatcagccgccacgagcgatgtcgcctcccgatgttgccgaCAACAACCAATGGCATATGGAACGTACTGTGTTTAGCCAgatgcgcacggcaccttacggcactacttgaacgaggcctcgccattccattgccaaaagccatcagccgccacgagcgacgccagacacaactcacaacaaccgatggcaatcgacacgtactgagtttagccccatgcgcacggcaccttgcggcgctacttgcacaatgcttcgccgttccgttgccaaaagccctCAGCCGCCACAagtgatgtcgcctcccgatgttttcCACAACAAAtgatggcattcggaacgtactaAGTTTAGcctcatgcgcacggcaccttgcggcgctacttgcacgaggcctcattGTTACATTGCCAAAAcccatcagtcgccacgagcgacaccagacacaactcacaacaaccgatgggaatcagcacgtactgagtttatacccatgctcacggcaccttgcggtgctacttgcacgaggtcgcgccgtttcgttgccaaaagccatcagccgccacgagcgatgttgcctcctgatgttgcccacaccaaccgatggcaatcggcacgtactaagcttagccccatacgcacggcaccttgcggcactaccTGCACGAcgcttcgccgttccgttgccaaaagccatcagccaccacgagcgatgtcgcctcccgatgttgcccacaataaccgatggcattcagaacgtactgagtttagccccatgcgcatggcaccttgcggcgctacttgcacgaggcctcgccgttccgttgccaaaagccatcagccgccacacTGATGTCACCTCCCGATGTAGCCCGCAACAACCGATAGCAGTCGGcacatactgagcttagccccatgcgcacgacaccttgcggcgctacttgcacgacgctttgccattccgttgccaaaagccattagccgccacgagcgatgtcgcctcctgatgttgccgACAATAACCaatggcattcggaacgtactgtgtttagccccatgcgcacggcaccttacggcactacttgcacgaggcctcgctgttctgttgacaaaagctatcagccgccacaccgatgtcacctcccgatgttgcccgcaacaaccgatagCAGTCAGtacatactgagcttagccccatgcgcagaCACCTTGCGACGCTACTTACACGACGCTTcgtcgttccgttgccaaaagccatcagccgccacgagcgatgtcgcctcccgatgttgcccactaCAACCGATGGCATTTGGAAAGTACTGTGtatagccccatgcgcacggcaccttacggcgctacttgcacgagacctcgctgttccgttgccaaaaactaTCAGCCGCCACatcgatgtcgcctcccgatgttgcccccaacaacTGATGTCAGTCGGcatgtactgagcttagccccatgcgcacggcaccttgcggcactacttgcacgaggcttTGCCGTTCCGTTTCCAAACACCATCAGCCGctacgagcgatgtcgcctcccaatgttgcccacaacaaccgatggcagtcgacacgtactgagcttagccccatgcgcacggcaccttgcggcactacttactcaaggcctcgccgttccgttgccaaaagccatcaaccaccatgagcgatgtcgcctcccgatgttgcccacaacaatcGATGGCATTCAGAACGTACAGAGTTTAGCCCCATGTGCACGGCACCTTGTGGCGCTACTTGCATGAGACCtcgccgttccattgccaaaagctaTCAGCCGCCACACCGATATCGCCTCTCGATGTTGCACCCAACAACTGATGGCAGTCGGCATGTActgagcttagcctcatgcgcatggcaccttgcggcgctacttgcacgacgcttCGCCATTCCGTTTCCAAACACCATCAGCCGCTACGAGCGATGTCACCTCccaatgttgcccacaacaaTAGATGGCATtcagaacgtactgagtttagccccatgcgcatggcaccttgcggcgctacttgcacgaggcctcgccattccgtttccaAAAGCTATCAGCCGCCACACCGATGTCGCTTCCCGATGTTGGCCCCAACAACTGATGGCAGTCGGTATATACTgatcttagccccatgcgcacggcaccttgcggcgctactcgCACGACgcttcgccattccgttgccaaacaCCATCAGCCGctacgagcgatgtcgcctcccaatGTTGCCCACGACAACCGATGGCAGTcagcacgtactgagcttagccccatgcgcacggcaccttgcggcactacttacatgaggcctcgccgttccattgccaaaagccatcaaccgccacgagcgatgttgcctcccgatgttgcccacaccaaccaatggcaatcggcacgtactgagcttatCCCCatacgcacggcaccttgcggcgctacttgcacgatgcttcgctgttctgttgccaaaagccatcagccgccacgagcgatgtcgcctcccaatGTTACCCACAAAACCGATGGCATTcaaaacgtactgagtttagccccatgcgcatggcaccttgcggcgctacttgcacgaggcctcgccgttctgttgccaaaagctatcagccgccacactgatgtcacctcccgatgttgcccgcaacaacctatagcagtcggcacgtactgagcttagccccatgtgcatgacaccttgcggcgctacttgcacgatgctttgccgttccgttgccaaaagccatcagccgccacgagcgatgtcgcctcccgatgttgccgaCAACAACCAATGGCATTCAGCACGTACTGTGtatagccccatgcgcacggcaccttacgGCGCTACTTGCAGGAGGCCTCGctattccgttgccaaaagccatcagccgccatgagcgatgccagacacaactcacaacaaccgatggcaatcgacacgtactgagtttagccccatgcgcacggcaccttgcgacgCTACTTGCACAATGCTTCGCCGTTccgtttccaaaagccatcagctgcgacaagtgatgtcgcctcccgatgttgcccacaacaagcgatggcattcggaacgtactgagtttagcctcaaGCGCACGGTaccttgcagcgctacttgcacgaggtcGCACCGTTCCAttaccaaaagccatcagccggcatgagcgatgttgcctcccgatgttgcaaaagccatcagccgccacgagcgatgtcgcctcccaatGTTGCCTACAACAAACGATTGCATTCGgaatgtactgagtttagccccatgcgcatggcaccttgcggcgctacttgcacgaggcctcgctgttccgttgaCAAAAGCTATCAGCCGCCACACCGATGTCACCTCCcaatgttgcccgcaacaaccgatagcagtcggcacgtactgagcttagccccatgtgcacgacaccttgcggcactacttacACGAtgcttcgccgttccgttgccaaaagccattagccgccacgagcgatgtcgcctcccgatgttgcccactaCAACCGATGGCATTTGGAAAGTACTGTGTATAGCCCCATGCACACGGCACCTTACGACGCTACTTGCACAAGGCCTCGCCATTctattgccaaaagccatcagccgccacgagcgacaccagacacaactcacaacaatcgatggcaatcgacacgtactaagtttagccccatgcgcacggcacctttcggcgctacttgcatgagacctcgccgttccgttgccaaaagctatCAGCCTCCACACCGATGTCgactcccgatgttgcccccaacaacTGATGGCAGTCGGcatgtactgagcttagcccaatgcgcacggcaccttgcggcgctacttgcacgtcgcttcgccgttccgttgccaaacaCCATCAGCTGctacgagcgatgtcgcctcccaatgttgcccgcaacaaccgatggaattcagaacgtactgagtttagccccatgcgcatggcaccttgcggcgctacttgcacgaggcctcgccattccgttgccaaaatctATCCGCCGCCACAccgatgttgcctcccgatgttatCATTGTTGGGTTGAgtggtatgagattgtgagcccttgagacatGAGATATTGATGATTGAGGTGGGCCTTAGAGCCGTGTTGAGAGTGTTATTGTTGATCGGACTGCacgctgcagtaggccatattggctttattactattattattatgtggattggCCTGCATGCCACATCAGGcttttattagcgcttgggcaggatccgcccctgcGGAATCTAACATATCAATAGTTAGCATATGCAACGTGATATGTACATGTGCATTG
The DNA window shown above is from Nicotiana tomentosiformis chromosome 8, ASM39032v3, whole genome shotgun sequence and carries:
- the LOC138898291 gene encoding uncharacterized protein translates to MLLQITCQDKATQTDPDNTMENLLLAMTTLCNKVKSMEEEIQIIRKTATSSQQHDSKNAEIRRSEVSKISELEGDVEKHLKTHNSLLNTVAGSSTASSSSAKKKKEIKPRYTNINMNNLFSKPFKIQNTQNEIFLPPQINTYKESLNQAKKTYNHITRTYIDNIHKIQNFLNKNPRSQTTQNPNEDYITHYLTGYNKLIALPNTSAKLIATCYNYGLLDTVYTQTGQEIATIPELHRAFMQYKRITKGTLFCIRFYSATAEILYEEIKPIIQVIKIGLTREMLIPERIEEQEEIEKIDIPDFYANKRIIGISTILNELANNYLNQNAIWSYYSREQTMIYSNCREIREADMEELRQWVLSLLKPEQPTITRAIRTNFISPELLTRYCKLISHKYPDHICSKCKGEDNIVPDVQLE